Proteins found in one Brachyspira murdochii DSM 12563 genomic segment:
- a CDS encoding pseudouridine synthase yields the protein MRLNKYIASLNIASRREADKLIQNGNVKINGIVNTNPAYQVSNDDKVECDINEYKKDKIYIKLNKPRGYVVSSNKKEGKPIYSLIKNDFNNIYPVGRLDKDSSGLIILTNDGVFSRKIIGENTNCKKEYFVKVNDNIPDGALKKLEYGISLDGQKLKPAEVKRINKNSFHIILTEGKNRQIRRMCQKIGFEVIILKRLRIADILLDDLKEGTFKHLTKNEINSVLDN from the coding sequence ATGAGATTAAACAAATATATAGCATCATTAAATATTGCAAGCAGAAGAGAAGCTGACAAACTTATTCAAAACGGAAACGTTAAAATAAATGGAATAGTAAATACAAATCCCGCATATCAGGTTTCTAATGATGATAAAGTAGAATGCGATATAAATGAATACAAAAAAGATAAAATATATATAAAATTAAATAAGCCTAGAGGATATGTTGTGTCTTCAAATAAAAAAGAAGGAAAACCTATATACAGCCTCATAAAAAATGATTTTAATAATATATATCCTGTAGGAAGACTTGATAAAGACAGCAGCGGACTTATAATACTAACTAATGACGGAGTTTTCAGCAGAAAAATTATAGGTGAAAATACAAACTGTAAAAAAGAATATTTTGTAAAAGTTAATGATAATATTCCGGATGGGGCTCTAAAAAAACTTGAATACGGAATATCTTTAGACGGACAAAAATTAAAACCTGCTGAAGTAAAAAGAATAAATAAAAACTCATTTCATATCATTCTTACAGAAGGAAAAAACAGACAAATCAGAAGAATGTGTCAAAAAATAGGTTTTGAAGTAATAATACTAAAAAGATTAAGAATAGCTGATATATTATTAGATGATTTAAAAGAGGGAACATTCAAGCATCTTACAAAAAATGAAATAAACTCTGTATTAGACAATTAG